From one Thermus neutrinimicus genomic stretch:
- a CDS encoding Crp/Fnr family transcriptional regulator, producing MDLRLVPLFRDLASEDLAALEQEAQARRLKRGQVLFLEGEPVRSLFVVERGLIKVYKLDPEGRKQVVLHLEGPGRVLAEVALFLDRPTYPASAEALEDSQVLAIPKERFFQLVDSRPPLARALIRYLARRQGQLLHLLDRLVFHEVRERLCEFLLQKLAEEGQGFHLPTNPELAALLGTVPEAVSRNLGQLYRQGLIRLKGRRVEVPDPQALRGLIK from the coding sequence GTGGACCTCAGGCTGGTTCCCCTCTTCCGCGACCTGGCATCAGAGGACCTTGCGGCCCTGGAGCAAGAAGCCCAGGCCAGGCGGCTCAAACGGGGCCAGGTGCTCTTCCTCGAGGGGGAGCCCGTGCGCTCCCTCTTCGTGGTGGAGAGGGGCCTCATCAAGGTGTACAAGCTGGACCCCGAGGGGCGCAAGCAGGTAGTGCTCCACCTGGAAGGCCCGGGACGGGTCCTGGCCGAGGTGGCCCTCTTCCTGGACCGGCCCACCTACCCCGCCAGCGCCGAGGCCCTGGAGGATAGCCAGGTCCTGGCCATCCCCAAGGAACGCTTTTTCCAGCTGGTGGATTCCCGGCCTCCCTTAGCCCGGGCCCTGATCCGGTACCTGGCCCGCCGCCAGGGACAGCTTCTGCACCTCCTAGACCGCCTGGTCTTCCACGAGGTGCGGGAGAGGCTTTGCGAGTTCCTCCTGCAGAAGCTGGCGGAGGAAGGCCAAGGCTTCCACCTCCCCACCAATCCGGAGCTCGCTGCCCTCTTGGGCACCGTGCCCGAGGCGGTTTCCCGCAACCTAGGCCAGCTGTACCGTCAGGGCCTCATTCGGCTTAAGGGAAGGCGGGTGGAGGTTCCCGATCCCCAGGCTTTAAGGGGGTTGATTAAGTGA
- the narI gene encoding respiratory nitrate reductase subunit gamma, with translation MNWNTLLFGVFPYIALTLAVAVTAYRMVYRPFSVSAQSSQLLEQKRLFFGSVAMHWGLVLVLLGHLLALLLPKGLLLWNAVPLRLYLLEITGLGLGLWALVGTWVLLTRRISVARVRAASTSMDYVVLVVIFVSALSGVLTALFYRFGSYWFPAVMTPYLWSILTLQPRPELIADLPFWTQLHVFNFWVFLAAFPFSRLVHIITVPLGYVLRPWQIVIWVRKLAR, from the coding sequence ATGAACTGGAACACCCTTCTCTTCGGCGTCTTCCCCTACATCGCCCTCACCTTGGCGGTGGCGGTCACCGCCTACCGCATGGTCTATAGGCCCTTTTCCGTCTCCGCCCAGTCCAGCCAGCTTCTGGAGCAAAAGCGCCTCTTTTTCGGCTCCGTGGCCATGCACTGGGGATTGGTCCTGGTCCTTTTGGGCCACCTTCTGGCCCTTTTGCTTCCCAAAGGGCTTCTCCTTTGGAACGCTGTGCCCCTGAGGCTTTACCTCTTGGAAATCACTGGCCTTGGCCTTGGTCTTTGGGCCTTGGTGGGAACCTGGGTGCTCCTCACCCGCAGGATCTCCGTGGCCCGGGTGCGGGCAGCATCCACCTCCATGGACTATGTGGTCCTGGTGGTGATCTTTGTGTCCGCTCTTTCCGGGGTCCTCACCGCCCTTTTCTACCGCTTTGGGAGCTACTGGTTCCCCGCGGTCATGACCCCTTACCTCTGGTCCATCCTAACCCTCCAGCCTAGGCCGGAACTCATCGCCGACCTGCCCTTTTGGACCCAGCTTCACGTCTTTAACTTCTGGGTCTTCCTGGCGGCCTTCCCCTTCTCCCGGCTGGTCCACATCATCACCGTGCCCTTGGGCTACGTCTTGAGGCCTTGGCAGATCGTCATCTGGGTGCGCAAGCTGGCGAGGTGA
- a CDS encoding nitrate reductase subunit alpha, translating to MKGWIKEIESPAERKWEEFYRNRFQHDKRVRTTHGVNCTGSCSWEVFVKDGVVTWELQATDYPSLEAGLPPYEPRGCQRGISFSWYLYSPIRVKYPYAKGALLDLWREAKKQHPDPVAAWEAIQNDPHKRKRYQKARGKGGFRRASWDEVLELIAAAVVSTVKRYGPDRVIGFSPIPAMSQISYAAGSRFLSLLGGVPMSFYDWYCDLPNASPEIWGEQTDVHESADWYNARFIAVMGSNLNMTRTPDTHFISEVRHAGAKLTVFSPDFSQVSKYADWWIPINPGQDGAFWMAVNHVLLKEYYAEREVPYFLDYLKRYTDAPLLIEIRDGRPGRYLRANRLSEYAEEENGDFKLLLWDEERGPRMPGGTIGFRWQKEKGKWNLKLEDPRTGEPLNPRLSLLGVEDEVLLLEFDDFSSDQKRKRGVPVKYVVTGDGEKVAVATVFDLLMAQFGVGRGLPGDYPRDYGDDLPYTPAWQEKWTGIHRDTLLKYARSWAENGLKTKGKNLIIIGAGVNHWYHNNLMYRAGIVALMLTGSVGVNGGGLAHYVGQEKLANQASWGPIAFATDWGYPPRQQNTPSFHYVHSDQWRYERGFSAYDKTAAGLTDHTVDHQVRAVRKGWLPFFPQFNKSPLEVVKEAEARGAKTEAEIVQYVVEALKRGELRFAVEDPDAPENWPRVWFIWRGNAIGTSAKGHEYFLKHYLGTHTNTIAEERAEGQVQEVVYRKPAPEGKLDLVVDLNFRMDTSALYSDIVLPAATWYEKDDINTTDMHTFINPLQAAVPPAWESKPDWEIFKAIAKKVSELARLHLPTPVKDLVMIPLQHDTPDELAQAEDRDWKKGEVEPIPGKTMPKFRVVERDYTALYEKMVTLGPVVEKVGVGMHGLTIPVEDFYKELAERQPRFFQGEKRPSLEEARQVAEAILFLDPVSNGELAYRAFLDEEKKTGVRLTDLAEGNRHVRISFKDLVAQPRRQLTTPTWSAIINQGRAYSPYTLNVERLIPWRTLTGRQHFYLDHPNYLAFGEHLPTYKPRPDVLMLQETEKSAKEAQGKLLNYITPHGKWSIHSTYSENHRMMTLSRGGYPVWLNDKDAAELGIRDNDWVELFNDNGVFVQRAIVSARIPRGTVFVYHATERTVSIPKSPLRGKRAGMNNSITRARLKPVLMSGGYAQFTYAFNYWGPVGVNRDTWVFVRKLERPPEW from the coding sequence ATGAAGGGTTGGATCAAGGAAATAGAGAGCCCGGCGGAAAGGAAGTGGGAGGAGTTTTACCGCAACCGTTTCCAACACGATAAGCGGGTGCGCACCACCCACGGGGTGAACTGCACGGGTTCTTGCTCCTGGGAGGTTTTCGTCAAGGACGGCGTGGTCACCTGGGAGCTTCAGGCCACGGATTACCCGAGCCTCGAGGCCGGCCTTCCCCCCTACGAGCCCAGGGGTTGCCAGCGGGGCATCAGCTTCAGCTGGTACCTCTATAGCCCCATCCGGGTGAAGTACCCCTACGCCAAGGGGGCCCTTCTGGACCTCTGGCGGGAAGCCAAGAAACAGCACCCTGACCCCGTGGCCGCCTGGGAGGCCATCCAGAACGATCCCCATAAGCGCAAGCGCTACCAGAAGGCCCGCGGTAAAGGGGGTTTCAGGCGGGCCAGCTGGGATGAGGTCCTGGAACTCATCGCCGCCGCCGTGGTTTCCACGGTGAAGCGCTATGGCCCCGATAGGGTCATCGGTTTCTCCCCCATCCCCGCCATGAGCCAGATCTCCTACGCCGCCGGAAGCCGCTTCCTCTCCCTTTTGGGCGGCGTGCCCATGAGCTTCTACGACTGGTACTGCGACCTGCCCAACGCCTCCCCCGAGATTTGGGGAGAACAGACGGATGTCCACGAGTCCGCCGACTGGTACAACGCCCGTTTCATCGCGGTGATGGGCTCCAACCTCAACATGACCCGTACCCCCGACACCCACTTCATCTCCGAGGTGCGGCATGCAGGGGCCAAGCTCACCGTCTTCAGCCCCGACTTCTCCCAGGTTTCCAAGTACGCCGACTGGTGGATCCCCATTAACCCCGGCCAGGATGGGGCCTTCTGGATGGCGGTGAACCACGTCCTGCTCAAGGAGTACTACGCCGAGCGGGAGGTGCCCTACTTCCTGGACTACCTGAAGCGGTACACCGACGCTCCCCTCCTGATCGAGATTCGGGATGGCCGCCCCGGGCGTTACCTCAGGGCCAACCGCCTTTCGGAATACGCCGAGGAGGAGAACGGGGACTTCAAGCTCCTCCTCTGGGATGAGGAAAGGGGTCCCAGGATGCCCGGGGGGACCATCGGCTTCCGCTGGCAGAAGGAGAAGGGCAAGTGGAACCTGAAGTTGGAAGACCCCAGAACCGGCGAGCCCTTAAACCCCCGCCTAAGCCTCCTGGGGGTGGAGGACGAGGTCCTGCTTCTGGAGTTTGACGATTTCTCCTCCGACCAAAAGCGCAAGCGGGGCGTGCCCGTCAAGTACGTGGTGACGGGGGACGGGGAAAAGGTGGCGGTGGCCACAGTCTTTGACCTCCTCATGGCCCAGTTCGGGGTGGGGCGGGGCCTTCCGGGGGATTACCCCAGGGATTACGGGGATGACCTGCCCTACACCCCCGCCTGGCAGGAGAAGTGGACCGGGATCCACCGGGATACCCTTCTCAAGTACGCCCGCTCCTGGGCGGAAAACGGCCTCAAGACCAAGGGGAAGAACCTCATCATCATCGGGGCGGGCGTCAACCACTGGTACCACAACAACCTCATGTACCGGGCGGGGATTGTGGCCCTCATGCTCACGGGGAGCGTGGGGGTGAACGGCGGGGGCCTGGCCCACTATGTGGGGCAGGAGAAGCTGGCCAACCAGGCCTCCTGGGGCCCCATTGCCTTCGCCACCGACTGGGGCTACCCCCCCAGGCAGCAGAACACCCCCAGCTTCCACTACGTCCACTCAGACCAGTGGCGCTACGAGCGGGGTTTTTCCGCCTACGACAAGACGGCGGCAGGCCTAACGGACCACACCGTGGACCACCAGGTGCGGGCGGTGCGCAAAGGGTGGCTCCCCTTCTTCCCCCAGTTCAACAAGAGCCCCTTGGAGGTGGTCAAGGAGGCGGAGGCCCGGGGAGCCAAGACCGAGGCGGAGATCGTCCAGTACGTGGTTGAGGCCCTTAAGCGGGGAGAGCTGCGGTTCGCGGTGGAGGACCCCGATGCCCCCGAGAACTGGCCCAGGGTCTGGTTCATCTGGCGGGGGAACGCCATCGGCACCAGCGCCAAGGGGCACGAGTACTTCCTGAAGCACTACCTGGGCACCCACACCAACACCATCGCCGAGGAGAGGGCGGAGGGCCAGGTACAGGAGGTGGTCTACCGCAAGCCCGCCCCCGAGGGGAAGCTGGATCTGGTGGTGGACCTCAACTTCCGCATGGATACCAGCGCCCTCTACTCCGACATCGTCCTTCCCGCCGCCACCTGGTACGAGAAGGACGACATCAACACCACCGACATGCACACCTTCATCAACCCCTTGCAGGCGGCGGTGCCCCCCGCTTGGGAGTCCAAGCCGGACTGGGAGATCTTTAAGGCCATCGCCAAGAAGGTTTCCGAACTGGCCCGCCTCCACCTGCCCACCCCGGTGAAGGACCTGGTCATGATCCCCTTACAGCACGACACCCCGGACGAGCTGGCCCAGGCCGAGGACCGGGACTGGAAGAAAGGGGAAGTGGAGCCCATCCCCGGCAAGACCATGCCCAAGTTCCGGGTGGTGGAGCGGGACTACACCGCGCTCTACGAGAAGATGGTCACCCTGGGGCCGGTGGTGGAGAAGGTGGGGGTGGGGATGCACGGCCTTACCATCCCCGTGGAGGACTTCTACAAGGAGCTTGCCGAGCGCCAGCCCCGGTTCTTCCAGGGGGAGAAGCGGCCGAGCCTCGAGGAGGCCCGCCAGGTGGCCGAGGCCATCCTCTTCCTGGACCCGGTTTCCAACGGGGAGCTGGCCTACCGGGCCTTCCTGGACGAGGAGAAGAAGACCGGGGTCAGGCTGACCGATCTGGCCGAGGGCAACCGCCATGTGCGCATCTCCTTTAAGGACCTGGTGGCCCAGCCCCGCCGCCAGCTCACCACCCCCACCTGGAGCGCCATCATCAACCAGGGCCGGGCCTATAGCCCCTACACCTTAAACGTGGAGCGCCTCATCCCCTGGCGGACGCTTACGGGCAGGCAGCACTTCTACCTGGACCACCCCAACTACCTGGCCTTCGGCGAACACCTGCCCACCTACAAGCCCCGGCCGGATGTCCTCATGCTCCAGGAAACGGAGAAGAGCGCCAAGGAGGCCCAGGGCAAGCTCCTCAACTACATCACCCCTCACGGGAAGTGGTCCATCCACTCCACCTACTCGGAGAACCACCGCATGATGACCCTCTCCCGGGGAGGCTACCCGGTCTGGCTCAACGACAAGGATGCGGCGGAGCTGGGCATACGGGACAACGACTGGGTGGAGCTTTTCAACGACAACGGGGTCTTCGTGCAAAGGGCCATCGTCTCTGCCCGCATCCCCAGGGGAACCGTCTTCGTCTACCACGCCACCGAGCGCACGGTGAGCATCCCCAAAAGCCCCTTAAGGGGCAAGCGGGCCGGGATGAACAACTCCATCACCCGGGCCCGCCTCAAGCCCGTTTTGATGTCCGGCGGCTACGCCCAGTTCACCTACGCCTTCAACTACTGGGGGCCGGTGGGGGTGAACCGGGACACCTGGGTCTTCGTGCGCAAGCTGGAGCGGCCCCCGGAGTGGTGA
- a CDS encoding GAF domain-containing protein — protein MKPLARLRLDPNGLATVLEADPSLGLEGSGLPCALLIQGQDPFGRPLCSRCPVQRELKRGAYRASTPLLLQGRRLRCQGYREKEGFLVELYPERAEPPDLLLELSHLTQHLLQSPERFPEALEDFLRALRLALGMEAAELFLVDPEEHHLILTAYEGLHREAFLERPWFQLGEGYPGIVALKREPLFTHTLGEDPRYLRQKVKRLGYQTYICYPLELPQGLIGVLNLASRDPKLDHQDPLETLSRIGPLFASTLYTLLTRLGEVGLQALHQHLYRGEVSEARLSFLKEIRHLTQATGVRVVARGGERWEMGMVPACAMRDCPAWKGVVVGYKNGLPDCPEAQGRPRTCLPLWARGEVVAMVTLFHARPPKPATRPAAPALWFSRLAVPFLFPSSSQEKASSPELEVYALGQFRLRYRGKELTPKSFGRGGAYQLFKYFLANKDRALYVDELCETLCPHLPPEKARQELYTLVYHLRKTLPGIVEREGEYYRLKLPEDRFLDFERFEELMRKADLEDGLSAFKTLRQALELYKGPLFGDDPYGEWAEAERNYLQDRALSGLLRLGELAEALGYLEVAKEAYARALKLEPFLEDAQKRLALLKG, from the coding sequence ATGAAACCCCTGGCCCGGCTAAGGCTAGACCCCAACGGGCTAGCCACGGTCCTCGAGGCCGACCCCTCCTTGGGCCTGGAGGGAAGCGGCCTTCCCTGTGCCCTTCTGATCCAGGGGCAGGATCCCTTTGGCCGTCCCCTTTGTTCCCGCTGCCCGGTGCAGCGGGAGCTCAAGCGGGGAGCTTACCGGGCCAGCACCCCCCTCCTTCTGCAAGGCAGGCGCCTCCGCTGCCAGGGCTACCGGGAAAAGGAGGGTTTTCTGGTGGAACTCTATCCCGAACGGGCCGAACCCCCCGACCTGCTTCTGGAGCTCTCCCACCTCACCCAGCACCTCCTGCAAAGCCCCGAGCGGTTCCCCGAGGCCCTGGAGGACTTCCTAAGAGCCCTGCGCCTGGCCTTGGGTATGGAGGCCGCCGAGCTATTCCTGGTGGACCCCGAGGAGCACCACCTGATCCTTACAGCCTACGAGGGCCTTCACCGCGAGGCCTTTCTGGAAAGGCCTTGGTTCCAGCTGGGGGAAGGCTACCCCGGCATCGTGGCCTTGAAGCGGGAACCCCTCTTCACCCACACCTTGGGGGAAGATCCCCGATATCTGCGCCAAAAGGTAAAGCGGCTGGGCTATCAAACGTATATTTGCTACCCCCTGGAGCTTCCCCAAGGGCTCATCGGGGTCCTGAACCTGGCCTCCCGCGATCCGAAGCTGGACCACCAGGACCCTTTGGAAACCCTCTCCCGCATCGGCCCCCTCTTCGCCAGCACCCTGTATACCCTTCTTACCCGGCTGGGAGAGGTGGGCCTACAGGCCCTCCACCAACACCTTTACCGGGGCGAGGTCTCTGAGGCCCGGTTATCCTTCCTAAAGGAGATCCGGCACCTCACCCAGGCTACCGGGGTCCGGGTGGTGGCCCGTGGCGGGGAGCGGTGGGAGATGGGTATGGTTCCCGCCTGCGCCATGCGGGACTGCCCCGCCTGGAAAGGGGTGGTGGTGGGCTACAAGAATGGGCTTCCCGACTGCCCCGAAGCCCAGGGGCGCCCCAGGACCTGCCTGCCCCTTTGGGCCCGGGGGGAGGTGGTGGCCATGGTCACCCTATTCCACGCCCGTCCCCCCAAGCCCGCCACCCGCCCGGCAGCCCCTGCCCTGTGGTTCTCCAGGCTGGCGGTTCCCTTTCTCTTTCCCTCCAGCAGCCAGGAAAAGGCCAGCTCCCCGGAGCTGGAAGTTTACGCCCTAGGGCAGTTCCGCCTGCGGTATCGGGGGAAGGAGCTCACCCCCAAAAGCTTCGGGCGGGGTGGAGCGTACCAGCTTTTCAAGTACTTTCTGGCCAACAAGGACCGGGCTCTTTACGTGGACGAGCTCTGCGAAACCCTTTGCCCTCACCTGCCCCCGGAAAAGGCCAGGCAGGAGCTTTACACCCTGGTCTACCACCTGCGTAAAACCCTGCCCGGCATTGTGGAGCGGGAAGGCGAGTACTATCGCCTGAAACTCCCCGAAGACCGCTTCCTGGACTTTGAGCGCTTTGAGGAGCTCATGCGCAAGGCCGACCTCGAGGACGGGCTCTCCGCCTTCAAAACCCTGCGGCAGGCCCTGGAGCTCTACAAAGGCCCTCTTTTCGGGGACGATCCTTATGGGGAGTGGGCGGAGGCGGAAAGAAACTACCTACAGGACCGGGCCCTCTCCGGCCTCCTGCGCCTGGGGGAGTTGGCCGAGGCTTTGGGCTACTTGGAGGTGGCCAAGGAAGCCTACGCCCGGGCCTTGAAGCTGGAGCCCTTCCTGGAGGATGCGCAGAAGCGCTTGGCCCTCCTAAAGGGGTAG
- a CDS encoding nitrate reductase molybdenum cofactor assembly chaperone, protein MGNGTLLETLALALDYPMPGRLEELWRRWIGCPRGPAKQKLERFLRQVEELSLGEWEELYTRTLDLTPTTAPYVGFAVYGESYQRGELLAALVRAFREINLDPGSELPDHLANVLRYLARSENPLPELVEILPKALQEMHKTLKTLDAKNPYLLVLEGVQEALQGVLAGR, encoded by the coding sequence ATGGGCAACGGCACCCTTTTGGAAACCTTGGCCCTGGCCCTGGACTACCCCATGCCGGGGCGCCTGGAGGAGCTCTGGCGGCGCTGGATCGGCTGCCCCCGTGGGCCTGCCAAGCAGAAGCTGGAGCGCTTCCTGCGCCAGGTGGAGGAGCTTTCCCTGGGGGAGTGGGAGGAGCTCTACACCCGCACCCTGGACCTCACCCCCACCACCGCCCCCTATGTGGGCTTTGCCGTCTACGGGGAAAGCTACCAGCGGGGGGAGCTTTTGGCCGCCTTGGTGCGGGCCTTTCGGGAGATCAACCTGGACCCGGGGAGCGAGCTTCCCGACCACTTGGCCAACGTCCTCCGCTACCTGGCCCGCTCGGAAAACCCCCTTCCCGAGCTCGTGGAGATCCTGCCCAAGGCCCTCCAAGAGATGCACAAGACCCTCAAGACCCTGGACGCCAAGAATCCCTACCTCCTGGTCCTCGAGGGGGTCCAGGAGGCCTTGCAGGGAGTGTTGGCAGGGAGGTGA
- a CDS encoding c-type cytochrome, which yields MKGKRFFPLALLLALSLALAQDGKALYGQHCAACHGAEGQGIPGAIPPLAGNPKVQDEAYVVKVVREGLSGPLEVNGVAYSGVMPPMPQVSEAEARAIAQHLKGLAGAQAEAQAPAPQVQGDPALGRALYLGQKALQNGGAPCQACHTVAGAGFLGGGSMGKDLTDAAKRLGGEAGLTALLQNPAFPVMREAYKGKALTEVEAAALAAFLAQVSNEVPRPASLYLGRFLLAGLVLLGLLLLYQAILWQLRPKSLAERIQSQLRR from the coding sequence ATGAAGGGCAAACGCTTCTTTCCCCTGGCCTTGCTCCTGGCCCTATCCCTGGCTTTGGCCCAGGATGGGAAGGCCCTTTACGGCCAGCACTGCGCTGCTTGCCATGGCGCAGAGGGGCAGGGTATCCCCGGGGCCATTCCCCCCTTGGCGGGGAACCCCAAGGTACAGGACGAGGCCTATGTGGTGAAGGTAGTGCGGGAAGGGCTTTCTGGCCCGCTGGAGGTGAACGGGGTGGCCTACAGCGGGGTCATGCCCCCCATGCCCCAGGTGTCCGAGGCCGAGGCCCGGGCCATCGCCCAGCATCTAAAGGGTTTAGCGGGTGCGCAAGCCGAGGCCCAAGCGCCCGCGCCTCAGGTCCAAGGGGATCCCGCTTTGGGCCGGGCCCTTTATCTGGGCCAGAAGGCCCTGCAAAACGGCGGGGCGCCCTGCCAGGCCTGCCACACGGTGGCGGGGGCGGGCTTCCTGGGTGGGGGTTCCATGGGCAAGGACCTCACGGATGCCGCCAAGCGCCTGGGGGGCGAGGCGGGGCTTACGGCCCTCTTGCAGAATCCCGCTTTCCCCGTGATGCGGGAAGCCTACAAGGGAAAGGCCCTCACCGAGGTGGAGGCGGCGGCGCTGGCCGCCTTCTTGGCCCAGGTGTCCAACGAGGTGCCCAGGCCCGCTTCCCTGTATCTGGGTCGGTTCTTGTTGGCGGGATTGGTCCTCTTGGGACTCTTGTTACTTTACCAGGCCATCCTCTGGCAGCTTAGGCCCAAGAGCCTGGCGGAACGTATCCAGAGCCAGCTTAGGAGGTAA
- the narH gene encoding nitrate reductase subunit beta, translated as MKVRAHMSMLFHLDKCIGCHTCSIACKNLWTDRKGAEYMWWNNVETRPGAGYPTGWEDQERFRGGWEYKDGHLDLRLHSRTQGLLRLFFNPALPSLDDYYEPYTFRYNDLFTSPEGEDQPTAVPVSMITGEVMTPGAGPNWDDDLGGSPLYAANDPNLKGLDPEVRAQLSEIEGVVFQYLPRICNHCLNPACVAACPTGAIYKRAEDGVVLVNENKCKAWRMCVAACPYKKVYYNWATGKSEKCILCFPRLETGQAPACAHSCVGRIRYMGVLLYDADRIPEAAMVPDDRLVESQLGIILDPFDPEVIAAAKAEGIDDGWIKAAQNSPIYKFVKVWGLAFPLHPEYRTLAMMFYVPPLSPVVSTLEKALRVSQGREGLVRLDIPETDLDFEVYESLEKARMPVRYLANLFTAGNESLIVPALKKMLAVRILKRQESLEGGVTEKAQKVLRDAGLTLEEAEAIYRLTTLPTLEERFVLPPYHREMAAEVWKDPLAHKGETGFGYIQPPLRGE; from the coding sequence ATGAAGGTTAGAGCCCACATGTCCATGCTCTTCCATCTGGACAAGTGCATCGGTTGCCACACCTGCTCCATCGCCTGCAAGAACCTCTGGACGGACCGCAAGGGTGCGGAGTACATGTGGTGGAACAACGTGGAGACCCGGCCCGGGGCCGGTTACCCCACGGGTTGGGAGGACCAGGAGCGCTTCCGGGGGGGCTGGGAGTACAAGGATGGCCACTTGGATCTCCGCCTGCACTCCCGCACCCAGGGGCTTTTACGCCTCTTCTTCAACCCCGCCTTGCCCTCCCTGGACGACTACTACGAGCCCTACACCTTCCGCTATAACGACCTCTTTACCAGCCCGGAAGGGGAGGACCAGCCCACGGCGGTGCCTGTCTCCATGATCACCGGGGAGGTGATGACCCCGGGGGCCGGTCCCAACTGGGACGACGACCTTGGGGGAAGCCCCCTCTATGCCGCCAATGACCCCAACCTAAAGGGCCTGGACCCCGAGGTTCGGGCCCAGCTCTCCGAGATCGAGGGGGTGGTCTTCCAGTACCTGCCCCGCATCTGCAACCACTGCCTGAACCCAGCTTGCGTGGCCGCCTGTCCCACCGGGGCCATCTACAAGCGGGCAGAGGACGGGGTGGTGTTGGTCAACGAGAACAAGTGCAAGGCTTGGCGGATGTGCGTGGCCGCCTGTCCCTACAAGAAGGTCTACTACAACTGGGCCACGGGGAAGAGCGAGAAGTGCATCCTCTGCTTCCCCCGGTTGGAAACCGGCCAGGCCCCGGCCTGCGCCCATTCCTGCGTGGGGCGGATCCGCTACATGGGGGTGCTCCTTTACGATGCCGACCGCATCCCTGAGGCGGCCATGGTGCCCGACGACCGGCTGGTGGAGTCCCAGCTTGGGATCATCCTGGATCCCTTTGACCCTGAGGTCATCGCCGCCGCCAAGGCCGAGGGGATTGATGACGGCTGGATCAAGGCGGCCCAGAACTCCCCCATCTACAAGTTCGTGAAGGTTTGGGGGCTGGCCTTCCCCCTGCACCCCGAGTACCGCACCCTGGCCATGATGTTCTACGTCCCGCCCCTTTCCCCGGTGGTGTCCACCCTGGAGAAGGCCTTAAGGGTTAGCCAGGGGAGGGAGGGCCTGGTGCGGTTGGACATTCCCGAAACCGACCTGGACTTTGAGGTCTACGAAAGCCTGGAAAAGGCAAGGATGCCGGTGAGGTACCTGGCCAACCTCTTCACTGCCGGCAACGAAAGCCTCATCGTGCCCGCCCTTAAGAAGATGCTGGCGGTGCGCATACTGAAAAGGCAGGAAAGCCTAGAAGGCGGCGTGACGGAGAAGGCCCAGAAGGTCTTGCGGGATGCGGGGCTCACCCTCGAGGAGGCCGAGGCCATCTACCGCCTCACCACCCTCCCCACCTTGGAGGAGCGCTTCGTGTTGCCCCCCTACCACCGGGAGATGGCGGCCGAGGTCTGGAAGGACCCCTTGGCCCACAAGGGGGAGACGGGCTTCGGCTACATCCAGCCGCCCTTGAGGGGGGAGTAG
- a CDS encoding hemerythrin domain-containing protein, translating to MVTIFQGKRLVRPGGKVQILDLQPGVEVPIEVRRGEDVLLAPLRGGLRLLFWRKAVEVEVGKVARLHRGRLVLKAAEGARVLLVTLGVSPDTLAQDHERFLALLEALPTREAAEVLARKLEEHIAKEEALYYPTLSPGKLKERLLEHRLLRELLAELLTALKENRPTEGIVQRFKTALLAHSEAELEG from the coding sequence ATGGTTACCATCTTTCAAGGCAAACGGCTGGTGCGCCCCGGGGGAAAAGTCCAGATCCTGGACCTGCAACCTGGGGTAGAGGTCCCCATAGAGGTCCGGAGGGGTGAGGACGTCCTGCTGGCTCCCCTTCGGGGCGGGTTAAGGCTTCTCTTCTGGAGAAAGGCGGTGGAGGTAGAGGTGGGGAAGGTAGCGCGCCTGCACCGGGGAAGGCTTGTCCTAAAGGCTGCCGAAGGGGCAAGGGTCCTTCTCGTGACCCTGGGGGTTTCCCCTGATACCCTGGCCCAAGACCACGAGCGCTTTTTGGCCCTCCTCGAGGCCCTTCCCACGAGGGAAGCGGCAGAGGTTCTTGCCCGCAAGCTGGAGGAACATATCGCCAAAGAGGAGGCCCTTTACTACCCCACCCTTTCCCCGGGGAAGCTAAAGGAGCGGCTTCTGGAGCATCGGCTCCTAAGAGAGCTTTTGGCAGAGCTTCTCACTGCCCTGAAGGAAAACCGGCCCACCGAAGGCATCGTCCAGCGATTCAAGACGGCTCTTCTGGCCCATTCCGAGGCGGAACTGGAAGGATAA
- a CDS encoding cupin domain-containing protein yields the protein MGRYFFQAQYEKLVHYNKERFNTVVLGDGAHLKALLTTFLPGQFIPLHTPGVDLALLVLRGKGWLVIGEREMELGPGSVALVPQGIRRGIRATTRMVLFQVVAPPPTESDHTEVQSKLARGVF from the coding sequence ATGGGCAGGTATTTCTTTCAGGCCCAATACGAGAAACTTGTGCACTACAACAAAGAACGCTTTAACACCGTTGTCTTGGGAGATGGGGCCCACCTCAAAGCCTTACTCACCACCTTTCTCCCTGGCCAGTTTATTCCCTTGCATACCCCTGGCGTGGACTTAGCGCTTTTAGTCCTCAGGGGAAAAGGATGGCTAGTAATTGGGGAAAGAGAAATGGAACTTGGCCCCGGAAGCGTGGCCTTGGTGCCCCAAGGCATCCGGCGGGGTATCCGAGCCACCACCAGGATGGTCCTCTTCCAGGTGGTAGCTCCTCCACCCACCGAGTCCGATCACACCGAGGTACAAAGCAAGTTGGCAAGAGGGGTGTTTTGA